The DNA window GAGAAAACAAGAAGTCTTTTCAAGGAGCTTGGACATTTTTTCTTGGGGGAGACAGACAATAAACATAAAACTCAAAGggtcaacaagatggctcagcagataaaagcacttgcagaacaaacctgatgacctgagtttggatccctggatcccaccatggaaggagaaaaccaaatccTGGAAGTTGTCTTGTGATCAACATATTcatcatggcacatgtgtgcccacgCTCACACCACTTacaataatagtagtagtagtagtaataataataataataataaatataaatcagCACACAAGGTATAGAAAGAGATGAGAGACTACTGCTTGAGTTGAAAAGGAATAGAATAGGAAGATACTATTACAGCACATGTGtttggaaggctaaggcaggtggaaatctgtgagttcaaggccagcctggtccacatagtgaattcaaggtcagccaaagctatgtagtgagatcctttcttaaaatatatatatacaattgaGAGACCTGGCTACAGCAGAACCTGGAAAGAGCCTTCTAGCAGAATGGCCAAGCGAGGCTGGCTAGGCAGTAACAAGCCTGGTGTGTCCAAGGAAGGCGGCAGAGAAAAACAAGGGCAAGACCAGCTCCTAGAGTGGGAAAGGCCTCAAAGTCTCTCCTTGAGGCCCAGTGGCCAGCAGGTTTGTGTTTGGGGGCAGGTTTGTTTTGGAGAGATCACAACAGTGTGAGGAATGTATTATAGGGTCTCAAAGTGGACCACACGCTGGCTGGGAGGAGACTTCAGGCTTTCAGGGAAGAGCAGAGCATGGCTTGGACTAACTGTGCAGAAGGAGGACAGTGAAACTAGTCGCCCACTAAGGCAGGGCACAGTAGCCCTCCTACAGCCTTGCGTGTCCTGTCCTGATTGCTCAAACCAAGCGGTGAATCTGGATCACTCGAGATCTTCGCCTTCCTCCGGAAGTTGGCCGTGGAATGGGCTCGTGAGACCTGAGGATGTCTACTAATGTGtacctccccaccccttccctttccatttttcttgtaGAGGGTTTGCTTTAAGAGAAGGTTTTCCTCTTGGATGAAAAGAGCtataagagccgggcggtggtggcgcacgcctttaatcccagcactcgggaggcagaggcaggtggatctctgtgagttcgaggccagcctggtctacaagagctagttccaggacaggctccaaagctacagagaaaccctgtctcaaaaaacaaaaacaacaacaaaaaaaagagctaTAAGaaacctttctccttccctgccttAATACAATGTCATATGAGGCCATGATACTTGGAGCTGCAGCAGCCATTTTGTGACCATGTGGGAAGATGTCATCAACCTACTGAGGGTGCCAGAGGAGAAAGCTGGTGCTACTGGAGTTCTTGGTGACACTTTTGACTTAACCCTGGATCGGCCCTACTCTGACTTCTAACAGGGTAATGAATATCTGCATTGTTTAAGCCTTAATTAGACATGCATTCCAATAtttgcagccccccccccaattctaATGAAAGAGCTGGAAGGAAGGCCAGGTATGGTTGCAAACACCTGTATTCCCAGacactctgtctcacaaaaaaaaagagtcaaaaagagacagccagagatggaggggggagtaattttttttcttctccattgtGTGAGCAGGCAATGTAATTCTAGTCTTTCTGTAAACCCCTAGAAATGTTACAATACTTAGACAGCAAACATTCAACAGTCCCCAAATAGAAATAATATAGTGAAAATCCTTGCTGgttgtgatggtgcacacctggaatactggtactcaggaggctgaggctggaggatcatgagttcaaggtcagtctgggctacacaggagatcctgtctcctcataataataataataataacaataacaatgtaAGTAGGTCATAGAGTAACATAGTCACAGGCTCCAGGGGTTGGAAAGTGGTTATGAGGGAGGGTGTTATTTTGCCTACCACAGTTGTTAAATGTGAACACAGGTCTGGAAAGAACTCCCAGCACTAAGGTAGATTTGACACCTGGGATTTCATATGACTGCAGAAAAGCATTAGcagaggagacaggtctcattgTAAGGCTGACCCTCATCTGGAACCTGGGACTCTGGTTCTCAGTGTTCACAGTCAACTGTGGGTGGATATGGATAGATCGCTGTACACAGGCTGCATAAGCAATATGGTTTGTGCCGATTACCAAAATCTTAGGATCATAGTGGAAAGTATTGCTAGGCAGAGGTGCTTATGGGGCAAGCCTCTGGGAAAGTCTCAGCTACTGAGTCTCCTGTGGGTTTCCATGGTTACTGCATCCCTGAAGCTTGGGATGGAAACCTGACCGAGTCAAGTGaatgaagaaagacagacacataaacagaaaagCTAGGGTCAGGTGGACTGTGAGCACTCTGATGGAGACCACTATTGAAAACCTAGAACCTCAGCACATTTACTGTGTAGCATGGGGAGAGGAGTTAGTCTGTGTAAGGGAGCACTCTCAACTTATAAGCATCTGTTGAAGCTGCAGTTGCTAGTTTGTGCATACACTGACCAATGGTTCATGCGCATTTATGCTTGCACCAGAGGAAAGTTTTGCCATTCTGAGCCTGACTGAAGGAGGTTTTGGTGCTTTCCTATGGGTCTAGGGTTTTGGTTCTTGACATGGTGTACCCACAACAGAAATGCACATGCACTCAGGGTGCCATTCACTCCTTACACGCTCACTCGGGACTGCACTGGCTCCTCACACATGAACAGAAACATTGCAGGGAAATGTTAATGGTCTTTAGGTTGAAGGAAGAGAATGCTGTGCATGAACCCTGAGTGTAGAAAGCAAGAGGAGACTTCCCCAGACTCCACCTGTGTCTTTCCCCTTCTGACTCAGTGCCCATTATTTCGACATAACTGCAACCAGCCTTAGCCATGAGCACAATTACGTGAAAAATCTGTGAGTCTTCTAAGAGTCTAGAGACTCTTCTAACATGGAGGGCACTGCAACCCAAAATTCCACATCTTTTCATATGCTAACACCATGAAGTCTAAATAAaacctttctccttttgtttgcttgcttgctttttgcagtactggggaccaaacctagggccttgcacatgttaagcaagcactctaccactagtCTATACCCCCAGCAGAATGAAGTATTCCTGAGAGGGACTTTGACATCTCAACTGTTCAGTTGCAACTCCCTTAGGGCCCCACCCATCTCTGAAATGTTAACAGTTCATTGAATGAATGCATGCTTAGCAAATGTTCGAAGTACCCATACTAAGAACCAGGAACTCCAAAaactaactaacaaacaaaaaacccgaaTGATGCAACATAGCCCTTGCCTTCAGGGATGTAAGACAGGTTCACGAACAACTAAGACAAGTGTGAATAGAAGCTGTGAGAATTGaggtggttcttttttttttttttttttccgagacagggtttacctgtagtttctagagcctgtcctggaactagctcttgtagaccaggctggcctcgaactcagagatccgcctgcctctgcctcccgagtgctgggattaaaggcgtgcgccaccaccgcccggcagaggTGGTTCTTTATACACTGTTCTGCTGGGTGTGTACACAGGCCTGCTGTTTGCTACTCTGTTAAAAGAAAGTTACcatctctgtgtattttgtgGCATTGTGCTAAGTTGTCGAACAGCCCTTTCCCTAAGAGGAAGAAAAGCCGGCGAATCTTTTCAAAGTGACGACTAGCCTGGGAGTTTCTTAAGGTCATTACAACCAGTACCTGGGTGCTGCCTGATGGATTTTCTTGGTGAGAATAATGTTAAGtctaagaaagcagaaagaacttTAAGAAAGGCCTGTCCTcgtacaaaatgaaaataagacgTAAAAAGGAGGAATCTCTTCGGCTGTTTAACGCCAAGAACTCAGTGAAGCCAAGTCATTTGCCCAAGGTTGCAAAAGGCTGCCGGGCTTCCGTTCTGGGAGCTCTGGGTTCTGTGCTCTACCGCAGCAGGCAGGCGGTCGTGGCGAGAGCTCACTAATAGTGACGGCGCTGATGACGGAGCCACTGACTGGCGGGTGGCCGGTGAGAGGTGGCAGATTCTCACGTCGGCCCTCATAGATTGGCCGCGAGACTCGGCGCTGCCGCACAGTTTACGGGTTCGGCAGGCACCCTGGGGCTCAGGCTCTGTAGTTCTCGGTCCTCGGCCTCCCACAGGTGTGGGCGAAAGCCTGCCATCTCGGCCGGGGACCAGCAGGCGGCGGTCTGCTCTAAGGGGGTCTCGGGCGACCAGCCCCAGCAACCCAGCCCGCCCGAAGCTCCCGGGAGGCGACACTGGGAGGACAGCGGAGAAGGCCAGGGACAGCCGCTTCTGAAAGATTGTTTGAACCTCAATCTCCCTAAATCGGAGCACCTGCACTATGGGCGTCCGCTTGACGCAGGTGCAGTTGAAACACGCCCTGTCACCGCACCCTGCGTCCCTGCTTCGGACCTTCGGAATCCGGGGCGTCGGCTCAAAACTAGGAACGAAAATGGGCCGCTGCTTCTAACCCAAACCCGACAGGTGAGGGAATCCGGCTCGACAGGGGGAGGGGATCAGATTTGGCTTCAAAGATCGTGGCCACCTACCCTGACAGGGGTGTGGTCTTTAGACCGCCCCGCCCCATGGTGGGCGGACTGAGCGCGCGGGTCCCGCCTTCTGCTTATAAGAGTGGTGCGGCACTGCAGCTCCGCAGATCTCACCGAGACCCGTGACCCCGACTCTACGTGAGACGCACAACCCAGACTCATCATGGTGAGTGAGGCCCCATCGGAATCTCTCTGGTCCTGTAAATGCCCCGCTCCTTTGGGGGAACTCCCATTAGAGATGCTGGGGGCCCTTCACTTAGCATTCCGAGTCTCCGGGAGATGCAAGAGTTTtgcactcccccctccccccccactcctcctgcTGACTTTGGCCTAGTGTGTTGTCCACCTTCTTCAGAGTCTGGGGACCGGGAAAGGATGCTTCACTAGCAGAGAGGACCCCTGCTGTAGTGCCCTCCTGCCGTACTAAGCGTCTTTACCCCAACCCTCCTGAGAGGAGTCACGCGGTCCTGCGCCGAGTCCTCTCCTCAGGCGACGGAAGACCTGCTTGGTTGCCCCCACCACCCATCTCCATCCCCTGAGTCCCTGGAACTGACCGAACACGTGCTTGGCACCGGTTGGTAGAAAGGGTTACTTAGTACCGCACCCCGTCTTCCTCTGTGTGCCTCCTTCCCCCTTACACCCCCATACGTGACTCAGCACCCCCTTCTGAGCCAGGAGAGGTGGCGGGAATGGGGTTTGGCCTCGGGAGGCCAGCGGGCCCCTCCTACGGGAGCGCGGGTGCTCGAAGGACGGGCAGAGACAGCTGGCGCTGATCGACAGCCCGGGCCGAGGCCAGGTTggcgggggaggggaaagaggtgTATGTAGGGGGTTGTATTTATAGCCCCGGAGCGGGGGCAGAAACCCAATCCCGGCTTTCGGCTGGGAAGTAACTGGAAAGACTCCAGTAGGAGAGCAAGACGTAGGGCCCAGGTACAGATGGCTCTCCCCTTGCCTGGTGCGTGAGGCAAGGCGGGTTTCCTCAGGGACCTCCTAGCAGGTTCCGCTTCCTTTTCTGGGTACTTAGAAATTGCAAACACCCCCCCCCTCACCCCAGCCATTTGGTTGTGCGAAGGGTGCTGCAGGGGTTAAATTATGGACTGCTTGACCGAAGCCTCGGGGCTGTCTGCACCAGTATACCTGTATTGCCTGTACCTGCCGTCAGCGCTTACCCGCATTATTGCTGCTATTTCCGTGCGGGCTGAGGCGGCGGATGGAGGTGGTGAAGCCATGAAGCCATGCAGagtgtgggggtggaggtggggagaggagccAGATGGAATTGATTCCCCAAGGCCAGATGGGATTTAAAGGTGGTGGGGGTTACCGCATTCTGATGGCCGAAATGGTCAGTTGATACCAGATGGAAGGTTGAGACACTTTGCCTaaaggaaagaagggcagagggtTGTGAGAAATTTTAGTTCATCTTCAAGACAAAGGTTTACCAAATAGGAGGGTGCTATCTGTAAACtgtaaaacatattttagaaaCTGCATGAACTGGAAGCAGCTGGaaagcctctctctgtgtgtctctgtctctgtctctgtctctctctctctctctctctctctcacacacacacacacacacacacacacacacacacacacacaccacacaagctGCAGCCCTGCCTATCATGTGTGCAtgccctctctgtcctctctggttGTCCTGTGGATGGAACAGGATTATACAGCTCTCACTTAATAAATTCTCTCCCGATAAGTAGGCTAAGGGGTCGGTCTCTCCTACTGGATGCCTCCAATCTGGGGAGTCCTGTGCTGAGGAGACTGGAGAGGCTGCCAGCTGCTTCTGACCTCTGTCAGCTCCAACCTTACCGCACTTGTACTGAGTAACCTTAGCTAATAGGTGACTGGGTGGGAGAGACCCTTGGGAAGTGAGGAGTTGTGGATGTGGCGCTTACGCTGTGACCTTCTCTGTATCCCTCAGCGTGAGTGCATTTCAGTCCATGTGGGGCAGGCAGGTGTCCAGATGGGCAATGCCTGCTGGGAGCTCTACTGTCTGGAGCATGGGATTCAGCCTGATGGGCAGATGCCCAGCGATAAGACCATTGGTGGAGGGGACGATTCCTTCACCACCTTCTTCTGTGAAACTGGAGCCGGAAAACATGTGCCTCGGGCAGTCTTTGTGGATCTGGAGCCGACTGTGATTGgtgagtggggggtgggggggcgggggggggacgGGACACTTCTGAGGAAGAGTGTCTAGACTGGGTTTCTGTGATCTTGGAGCCCCTTGACTTTATTTGCTGATGAAGATGGATGCTGACCCCAGGCTGGTTTTTGCATGTATCTGGCTTTAGCTGCCACTCTGAGGGTCTCTGCTTAGCACAGCCTTGTGGTTTGGGGCTCAGCAACGTGGTGTATGGTCTTTCAGATGAGATCCGAAATGGCCCATACCGCCAGCTCTTCCACCCAGAGCAGCTTATCACTGGGAAGGAAGATGCGGCCAACAACTATGCCCGTGGTCACTACACCATTGGCAAGGAGATCATCGACCCAGTGCTGGACCGGATCCGCAAACTGGTGAGACTATAGCTTGGCAGGGAGGGAACTTTGGACTCAAATGTTCAGGAAGTTTTCAGATCCGTTTCCAGGATCATCTCCAGCTGCATGTGTTTTAGAATTTGATGCTGGTTGGGGGCTATTCAGTCTTTGCCCTAACTTCTGAGATACTTTAGGCTTCataaaactagaagaaaatttCTTGGGCCTCTCACCTACCTATATTgcgttttcttccttgcctttcaGTCTGATCAGTGCACAGGACTTCAGGGCTTCCTAGTATTTCACAGTTTTGGAGGGGGCACCGGCTCTGGCTTCACCTCCCTGCTGATGGAGCGACTTTCTGTTGACTATGGCAAGAAATCCAAGCTGGAGTTCTCCATCTACCCAGCTCCACAAGTGTCCACAGCTGTGGTAGAGCCCTATAACTCCATCCTGACCACCCACACCACCTTGGAGCACTCAGACTGTGCCttcatggtggacaatgaggctATCTATGACATCTGCCGCCGTAACCTGGATATCGAGCGTCCAACCTATACCAACCTCAACCGTCTCATCAGCCAAATTGTCTCCTCCATCACAGCTTCCTTGCGCTTTGATGGGGCCCTCAATGTGGACCTGacagagttccagaccaacctggtaCCCTACCCTCGAATCCACTTCCCCCTGGCCACCTATGCACCCGTCATCTCTGCAGAGAAGGCCTACCATGAGCAGCTGTCAGTGGCAGAGATCACCAATGCCTGCTTTGAGCCCGCCAACCAGATGGTGAAGTGTGACCCTCGGCATGGCAAGtacatggcctgctgcctgctgtacCGTGGAGACGTGGTGCCCAAGGATGTGAACGCTGCTATCGCTGCCATCAAGACCAAGCGCAGCATCCAGTTTGTGGACTGGTGCCCCACAGGCTTCAAGGTTGGTATCAACTACCAGCCACCTACCGTGGTGCCTGGGGGTGACCTGGCCAAGGTGCAGCGTGCAGT is part of the Arvicola amphibius chromosome 8, mArvAmp1.2, whole genome shotgun sequence genome and encodes:
- the Tuba4a gene encoding tubulin alpha-4A chain isoform X2; translation: MGNACWELYCLEHGIQPDGQMPSDKTIGGGDDSFTTFFCETGAGKHVPRAVFVDLEPTVIDEIRNGPYRQLFHPEQLITGKEDAANNYARGHYTIGKEIIDPVLDRIRKLSDQCTGLQGFLVFHSFGGGTGSGFTSLLMERLSVDYGKKSKLEFSIYPAPQVSTAVVEPYNSILTTHTTLEHSDCAFMVDNEAIYDICRRNLDIERPTYTNLNRLISQIVSSITASLRFDGALNVDLTEFQTNLVPYPRIHFPLATYAPVISAEKAYHEQLSVAEITNACFEPANQMVKCDPRHGKYMACCLLYRGDVVPKDVNAAIAAIKTKRSIQFVDWCPTGFKVGINYQPPTVVPGGDLAKVQRAVCMLSNTTAIAEAWARLDHKFDLMYAKRAFVHWYVGEGMEEGEFSEAREDMAALEKDYEEVGIDSYEDEDEGEE
- the Tuba4a gene encoding tubulin alpha-4A chain isoform X1, producing the protein MRECISVHVGQAGVQMGNACWELYCLEHGIQPDGQMPSDKTIGGGDDSFTTFFCETGAGKHVPRAVFVDLEPTVIDEIRNGPYRQLFHPEQLITGKEDAANNYARGHYTIGKEIIDPVLDRIRKLSDQCTGLQGFLVFHSFGGGTGSGFTSLLMERLSVDYGKKSKLEFSIYPAPQVSTAVVEPYNSILTTHTTLEHSDCAFMVDNEAIYDICRRNLDIERPTYTNLNRLISQIVSSITASLRFDGALNVDLTEFQTNLVPYPRIHFPLATYAPVISAEKAYHEQLSVAEITNACFEPANQMVKCDPRHGKYMACCLLYRGDVVPKDVNAAIAAIKTKRSIQFVDWCPTGFKVGINYQPPTVVPGGDLAKVQRAVCMLSNTTAIAEAWARLDHKFDLMYAKRAFVHWYVGEGMEEGEFSEAREDMAALEKDYEEVGIDSYEDEDEGEE